One Mycolicibacterium sarraceniae genomic window carries:
- a CDS encoding DegV family protein, whose protein sequence is MAVVVVTDSSARLRADEVRACNIRVVPLHILVDGRDLRDGVDAVPADLYQRGHVTTAGATPSELTAAYRDALRDSDGDGVVAVHISGELSSTLGAAEYAAREFDGAVRVVDSKSTAMGTGFVALAAARAAIAGADLGTVAAETESSVGRVCAYIVVQRLDNLRRSGRIGAAASWLGTALALKPLLRIDEQGRLVLAQRVRTASKAQAAMVEQVLDVVGEQSASLAVHHIDNPSVAAELAATLAAALPGCGDAVVTDLGPVLGVHVGTGAVGIVVAVDPTPPAPLSPA, encoded by the coding sequence ATGGCTGTCGTCGTGGTCACCGACTCATCGGCTCGGCTGCGTGCCGATGAGGTCCGCGCCTGCAACATCCGCGTGGTGCCGCTGCACATTCTGGTCGACGGCCGCGACCTGCGCGACGGTGTCGACGCTGTGCCGGCGGACCTGTACCAGCGTGGACACGTGACGACCGCCGGTGCTACCCCGAGCGAACTGACCGCCGCCTATCGGGATGCGTTGCGGGACAGCGACGGTGACGGCGTGGTGGCTGTCCATATCTCCGGTGAGCTGTCGAGCACACTGGGTGCCGCCGAATATGCGGCGCGCGAGTTCGACGGTGCCGTGCGGGTGGTGGACTCGAAGTCGACGGCGATGGGCACCGGATTTGTCGCACTGGCCGCCGCCCGCGCCGCCATCGCGGGTGCGGACCTGGGAACCGTTGCCGCCGAGACGGAATCGTCGGTCGGCCGGGTCTGCGCCTACATCGTCGTGCAGCGCTTGGATAATTTGCGCCGCAGCGGCCGAATCGGTGCCGCGGCGTCTTGGTTGGGCACCGCGCTGGCTCTCAAGCCGCTGTTACGCATCGACGAGCAGGGCCGGCTGGTACTGGCCCAGCGGGTGCGCACCGCATCCAAGGCGCAGGCGGCGATGGTCGAGCAGGTGCTCGACGTCGTGGGGGAGCAATCGGCATCACTGGCGGTCCATCACATCGACAATCCCTCGGTGGCAGCCGAACTGGCTGCCACGCTAGCCGCCGCCTTGCCCGGCTGCGGCGACGCCGTCGTCACCGATCTGGGCCCGGTGCTGGGTGTGCACGTGGGCACCGGCGCAGTGGGGATCGTCGTCGCCGTCGATCCCACCCCGCCCGCACCGCTCAGTCCTGCCTGA
- a CDS encoding ComEA family DNA-binding protein: protein MRSEQPLARLRPNEPGPADDSDPDDEIPVPSWIPEGNGQRGWLAAIRADPGRAGGIALAVIAVVAVLITVVTLMRDDPPPVVSAKLPPVDMVSSASARPNPQANAPVVVSVVGLVTKPGLVTLAPDARIADAVAAAGGTIDGADTLGLNLARHLADGEQIVVGIGTPAGQPTALGSSVTGGPPASSTPEVAAGKGQPAQPVDLNTATVEQLDALPGVGPVTAAAIVAWRDTNGKFSSVDQLGDVDGIGPARLDKLRPLVRV from the coding sequence ATGCGATCCGAGCAGCCGCTGGCGCGCCTGCGCCCGAACGAACCGGGCCCCGCCGACGACTCCGACCCCGACGACGAGATCCCGGTGCCCAGCTGGATCCCCGAGGGGAACGGTCAGCGCGGCTGGCTTGCCGCCATCCGGGCCGACCCGGGCCGCGCCGGCGGTATCGCCCTGGCGGTGATCGCCGTTGTCGCCGTGCTCATCACGGTGGTCACGTTGATGCGCGACGATCCGCCCCCTGTGGTGTCGGCCAAACTCCCGCCGGTGGACATGGTGTCATCGGCATCCGCGCGGCCCAACCCGCAAGCCAACGCCCCGGTGGTAGTCAGTGTGGTCGGGCTGGTCACCAAACCAGGCCTGGTGACGTTGGCGCCCGACGCCCGGATCGCCGATGCGGTCGCCGCGGCCGGCGGAACCATCGACGGAGCCGACACCCTCGGGCTGAATCTGGCTCGCCATCTCGCCGATGGCGAGCAGATCGTGGTCGGTATCGGCACTCCGGCAGGCCAGCCGACCGCGCTGGGCAGCTCGGTCACCGGCGGACCACCGGCCTCGTCCACTCCAGAGGTGGCGGCGGGAAAGGGTCAGCCGGCCCAACCGGTCGACTTGAACACCGCCACCGTCGAACAACTCGACGCGCTACCGGGAGTCGGTCCTGTGACGGCCGCTGCGATCGTGGCCTGGCGTGACACCAACGGAAAGTTCAGCAGCGTCGACCAACTCGGCGACGTCGACGGTATCGGCCCGGCGCGGCTCGACAAGTTGCGGCCCCTGGTCCGGGTGTGA
- a CDS encoding vWA domain-containing protein: protein MAVRRVRPSQPLAPHGLPGHLVGFVEALRAQGISVGPSETVDAGRVLTVLGLGDREALRHGLACAVLRRADHRETYDALFDLWWPAALGGRTVIADEGADEDAQDGLPPEDVEAMRQMLLDLLAENPDIGDMDERLVAMIAQIVEAFGRYNSSRGPSYSSYQALKAMGLDELEGRLLAGLLAPHHDDPTPTQEQIAKALAAQKITQLRRMVEGETKRRTAEQLGRDHVQMYGIPQLAENVEFLRASGDQLRQMRKVVGPLARMLATRLAARRRRARSGAIDLRKTLRKSMSTGGVPIDVVLRKPRPARPELVVLCDVSGSVAGFSHFTLQLVHALRQQFSRVRVFAFIDTTDEVTHLFGPDADLAVAVQRITREAGVYTRDGHSDYGNAFVSFAENFHNVLSPRSSLLVLGDARTNYRNPAVDILAHMVSASRHAHWLNPEPRHLWGSGDSATARYEDVITMHECRSAKQLAAVIDQLLPV, encoded by the coding sequence ATGGCCGTCCGCAGGGTGCGCCCCTCACAGCCGCTGGCCCCACACGGCCTGCCCGGTCATCTCGTGGGTTTCGTCGAAGCACTGCGCGCCCAGGGCATTTCGGTGGGCCCGTCGGAGACGGTCGACGCCGGCCGGGTGCTGACCGTGCTGGGTCTCGGTGACCGGGAGGCGCTTCGTCACGGTCTGGCCTGCGCGGTGTTGCGCCGTGCGGACCACCGGGAGACCTACGACGCGCTGTTCGACCTGTGGTGGCCGGCGGCGCTCGGCGGCCGCACCGTCATCGCCGACGAGGGCGCCGACGAGGACGCCCAGGACGGGTTGCCGCCCGAGGACGTCGAGGCGATGCGGCAGATGCTGCTGGACCTGCTGGCTGAAAACCCCGATATCGGCGATATGGACGAGCGACTGGTCGCGATGATCGCCCAGATCGTCGAGGCCTTCGGCCGCTACAACTCGAGCCGCGGCCCGTCGTACTCGTCGTATCAGGCGCTCAAGGCGATGGGCCTGGACGAGCTGGAAGGCCGGCTGCTGGCGGGTCTGCTGGCACCGCACCACGACGATCCTACTCCCACCCAAGAGCAGATCGCCAAAGCGCTTGCCGCGCAGAAGATCACGCAGCTGCGCCGGATGGTGGAAGGCGAGACCAAGCGTCGCACCGCTGAACAGCTCGGCCGCGATCACGTTCAGATGTACGGCATCCCGCAGCTGGCCGAGAATGTCGAATTCCTCCGGGCTTCTGGCGATCAGCTGCGCCAGATGCGCAAGGTCGTCGGCCCGCTGGCCCGGATGCTGGCCACTCGGCTGGCGGCGCGGCGGCGTCGCGCCCGTTCCGGTGCCATCGATCTGCGCAAGACGCTGCGCAAGTCGATGTCGACCGGGGGCGTGCCGATCGACGTCGTTCTGCGTAAGCCACGGCCGGCACGCCCGGAACTCGTTGTGCTGTGTGATGTCTCAGGCTCAGTGGCCGGCTTCAGCCACTTCACCCTGCAGCTCGTGCACGCCCTGCGCCAGCAGTTCTCCCGGGTTCGGGTCTTCGCGTTCATCGACACCACCGACGAGGTGACCCACCTGTTCGGACCGGACGCCGACCTCGCGGTCGCCGTCCAGCGCATCACCCGGGAAGCGGGAGTCTATACCCGTGACGGGCATTCCGACTACGGCAATGCGTTTGTCTCCTTCGCCGAGAACTTCCACAATGTGCTGTCACCGCGCAGCTCGCTGCTGGTGCTCGGCGATGCCCGCACCAACTACCGCAACCCGGCCGTCGACATCCTGGCTCATATGGTCAGCGCCAGCCGGCACGCGCACTGGCTCAATCCGGAGCCCCGGCATCTCTGGGGCAGTGGCGATTCGGCGACGGCGCGCTACGAGGACGTCATCACCATGCACGAATGCCGTTCTGCCAAGCAGCTTGCCGCGGTGATCGACCAGCTACTCCCGGTCTAG
- the nadD gene encoding nicotinate-nucleotide adenylyltransferase has product MGGTFDPIHNGHLVAASEVAALFDLDEVVFVPTGQPWQKSREVTPPEDRYLMTVIATASNPRFSVSRVDIDRGGPTYTNDTLRDLRALNPDADLFFITGADALASILSWQNWEELFALAKFVGVSRPGYELNAKHIVAAFDQLPEEALSLVEVPALAISSTDCRVRAAGNRPIWYLVPDGVVQYVSKRGLYSGVGQLRRPAVTTFEETPT; this is encoded by the coding sequence ATGGGTGGGACGTTCGATCCCATCCACAACGGCCACCTTGTTGCCGCCAGTGAGGTGGCCGCCCTCTTCGATCTCGACGAGGTGGTCTTCGTGCCGACGGGTCAGCCGTGGCAGAAGTCCCGGGAGGTGACCCCGCCCGAGGATCGCTACCTGATGACCGTCATCGCGACCGCGTCCAACCCCCGGTTCTCGGTCAGCCGCGTCGACATCGACCGCGGCGGGCCCACCTACACTAATGACACGCTGCGCGATCTGCGCGCGCTCAACCCTGACGCTGACCTGTTTTTCATCACCGGAGCCGATGCGCTGGCATCGATCCTGTCCTGGCAGAACTGGGAAGAACTGTTCGCGCTGGCCAAGTTCGTCGGTGTCAGCCGGCCGGGCTACGAACTGAACGCCAAGCACATCGTTGCCGCCTTCGACCAGCTGCCCGAAGAAGCACTGAGCCTGGTCGAGGTGCCCGCGCTGGCCATCTCGTCCACCGACTGCCGCGTCCGTGCTGCCGGAAACCGGCCGATCTGGTACCTGGTGCCCGACGGCGTCGTGCAGTACGTATCCAAGCGCGGCCTGTACAGCGGAGTCGGCCAACTGCGCCGGCCCGCCGTGACGACATTCGAGGAGACCCCCACGTGA
- a CDS encoding NAD(P)H-dependent amine dehydrogenase family protein: protein MTAITDRPIRVIQWTTGNIGRRSLHAIISRPDLELVGVYAHGTDKLGVDAAELSGWTEPTGITATNDIDALLAAKPDACCYNPLWPSVDELVRLLEAGVNVVSSAAWITGGKQSPEDLARIRKACEQGNSTIFGSGAHPGMTNMVGMVLSGSCERVDEIRITESVDCSTYESAGTQSAMGFGCAPDTPGLDESVRRESEVFAESAAMMADAIGAKLDRMTFDVTFTTATGDSDLGFMTIPEGTVGGVYGYHRGWVGDRNVVSVGFNWIMGSHAVPPKPLEHGHVIQVFGIPNMRTVLHCLPPKNWPEEGFMGLGMIYTAMPVTNAVPAVVAAAPGIVTLADLPPVTGRFSG, encoded by the coding sequence ATGACCGCCATCACCGACCGCCCCATTCGGGTGATTCAGTGGACCACCGGCAATATCGGCCGCCGGTCGCTGCACGCGATCATCAGCAGGCCGGACCTGGAGCTGGTTGGGGTGTACGCCCACGGCACCGACAAACTCGGGGTCGACGCCGCCGAACTGTCCGGCTGGACCGAGCCCACCGGTATCACCGCAACCAACGACATCGACGCGCTACTGGCGGCCAAGCCGGACGCCTGCTGCTACAACCCCCTGTGGCCCAGCGTGGACGAGTTGGTGCGGCTGCTGGAGGCCGGGGTCAACGTGGTGTCCTCGGCAGCCTGGATCACCGGCGGCAAGCAGTCGCCCGAGGACCTGGCCCGGATCCGAAAGGCATGCGAGCAAGGCAATTCCACGATCTTCGGCAGCGGCGCCCATCCGGGGATGACGAACATGGTCGGCATGGTGCTGTCCGGTTCCTGCGAACGCGTCGACGAAATCCGCATCACCGAGTCGGTGGACTGTTCGACCTACGAGTCCGCGGGCACCCAGTCCGCGATGGGCTTCGGCTGCGCCCCCGACACGCCGGGGCTGGATGAGAGCGTGCGTCGCGAGAGCGAGGTGTTCGCCGAGTCGGCGGCGATGATGGCCGACGCGATCGGCGCGAAGCTGGACCGGATGACGTTCGACGTCACGTTCACCACCGCGACCGGCGACAGCGACCTCGGATTCATGACGATCCCGGAGGGCACCGTCGGCGGGGTGTACGGCTACCACCGGGGCTGGGTCGGTGACCGCAATGTCGTCAGCGTCGGCTTCAACTGGATCATGGGCAGCCATGCGGTGCCGCCCAAGCCTCTTGAGCACGGCCACGTCATCCAGGTATTCGGCATACCCAACATGCGCACGGTGCTGCACTGCCTGCCGCCGAAGAACTGGCCCGAAGAGGGGTTCATGGGCCTGGGCATGATCTACACCGCCATGCCGGTGACCAACGCCGTGCCCGCGGTCGTCGCCGCCGCTCCAGGCATCGTCACGCTGGCCGATCTGCCGCCGGTGACCGGGCGCTTCTCGGGGTGA
- a CDS encoding YceI family protein, which translates to MTAPAQSTDLTAGTWAIDNAHSSISFSVRHLVVSKVRGTFGTFSGAITVAADGTPSASAEIDVASVHSGNDQRDAHLKAPDFFDVEKYPTATFVSTSVTPDGENYRLDGDFTLKGVTRPVSLALQFNGVNPGMGHGAVAGFEASVVLNRKDFGIDIDMPLDTGGAVVGDKVTITLSIEALRQD; encoded by the coding sequence ATGACCGCACCGGCTCAGAGCACCGATCTCACCGCAGGAACATGGGCGATCGACAACGCCCACTCGTCGATCAGCTTCTCGGTACGTCACCTCGTCGTCAGCAAGGTCCGCGGAACCTTCGGCACCTTCAGTGGGGCCATCACCGTCGCCGCGGACGGCACCCCGTCGGCATCCGCAGAGATCGACGTCGCCTCGGTGCACTCCGGCAACGACCAGCGCGACGCCCACCTGAAGGCTCCCGACTTCTTCGATGTCGAGAAGTACCCCACCGCGACGTTCGTGTCGACGTCGGTGACCCCGGACGGCGAGAACTACCGACTGGACGGCGATTTCACGCTCAAGGGCGTGACCCGGCCCGTCAGTCTCGCGCTGCAGTTCAACGGCGTGAATCCTGGTATGGGACACGGCGCGGTCGCGGGCTTCGAGGCCTCGGTGGTGTTGAACCGCAAGGACTTCGGCATCGACATCGATATGCCGCTGGACACCGGCGGCGCGGTGGTCGGCGACAAGGTCACCATCACCTTGTCGATCGAGGCGCTCAGGCAGGACTGA
- the octT gene encoding diglucosylglycerate octanoyltransferase: protein MSSDAPRTLLIFCDSLSYYGPQGGLPSDDPRIWPNIVARQLGWDVELIGRIGWTSRDVWWAATQDPRAWAALPRAGAVIFATSGMDSLPSPLPTALRELIRYVRPSWLRRWVRDGYGWVQPKLSPIARPALPPHLSVEYLEMTRGALDFNRPGIPMVASVPSVHIAPTYGMSHRGRPGTVAAINEWAAEHGIPVVDLKEAVAEEVMAGRGNPDGIHWNFEAHQGVADLMLKALAEAGVPHDTTCD, encoded by the coding sequence ATGTCCTCTGACGCCCCCCGGACACTGCTGATCTTCTGCGACTCCCTCTCGTACTACGGCCCGCAGGGTGGCCTGCCGTCCGACGATCCGCGGATCTGGCCCAATATCGTTGCTCGCCAACTGGGTTGGGATGTCGAACTGATCGGCAGGATCGGCTGGACCAGTCGCGACGTGTGGTGGGCGGCCACCCAGGATCCACGCGCGTGGGCTGCGCTGCCGCGGGCCGGCGCGGTGATTTTCGCGACCAGTGGCATGGACTCGCTGCCGTCGCCGCTGCCGACCGCGCTGCGCGAACTCATCCGCTACGTGCGCCCGTCCTGGCTGCGGCGCTGGGTTCGAGACGGGTACGGCTGGGTGCAGCCGAAGCTGTCGCCGATCGCGCGTCCGGCGCTACCGCCGCACCTCAGTGTCGAATACCTCGAAATGACCCGTGGCGCCTTGGATTTCAACCGGCCGGGCATCCCAATGGTCGCGTCGGTTCCCTCGGTGCACATCGCCCCCACCTACGGCATGTCCCATCGTGGCCGGCCCGGTACGGTCGCGGCGATCAACGAATGGGCGGCAGAGCACGGTATTCCAGTGGTCGATTTGAAAGAGGCGGTGGCCGAGGAGGTCATGGCCGGGCGCGGCAATCCCGACGGCATCCACTGGAATTTCGAAGCGCATCAGGGCGTCGCCGACCTGATGCTGAAGGCGCTGGCCGAAGCCGGCGTTCCGCACGACACCACCTGCGACTGA
- the gpgP gene encoding glucosyl-3-phosphoglycerate phosphatase has protein sequence MTVRRLVMLRHGQTEYNAGSRMQGQLDTDLTDLGRAQAVAAAEVLAKRQPLLIVSSDLRRAYDTAVALAERTGLAVRADTRLRETHLGDWQGLTHHQVDDTAPGARQAWRDDATWAPHGGESRIDVADRSVPLVAELVAAEPEWGLDDSDRPLVLVAHGGLIAALCAALLGLPVESWPVLGGMGNASWAQLSGHSADGAPFSAIRWRLDVWNASAQVANDVL, from the coding sequence GTGACGGTGCGGCGACTGGTCATGTTGCGGCACGGCCAGACCGAGTACAACGCCGGCAGCCGGATGCAGGGTCAGCTCGATACCGACCTGACCGATCTGGGGCGGGCGCAGGCTGTGGCAGCCGCCGAGGTGCTGGCCAAGCGCCAGCCGCTGCTGATCGTGTCCTCGGACCTGCGGCGCGCCTATGACACCGCGGTGGCGCTGGCGGAACGCACGGGGCTGGCCGTGCGCGCCGACACCCGGCTTCGGGAAACTCACCTCGGCGACTGGCAGGGGCTCACCCACCACCAGGTCGATGACACCGCACCCGGGGCGCGGCAGGCCTGGCGCGATGACGCCACCTGGGCGCCGCACGGCGGTGAGAGCCGCATCGACGTCGCCGACCGCAGCGTGCCGCTGGTCGCCGAATTGGTTGCCGCAGAGCCAGAGTGGGGTCTTGACGATTCCGATCGGCCGCTGGTGCTGGTGGCCCATGGCGGGCTGATCGCCGCGCTGTGTGCGGCCCTGCTCGGACTGCCCGTCGAGAGCTGGCCCGTACTGGGCGGGATGGGTAACGCCAGCTGGGCCCAGCTGTCCGGGCACAGTGCCGACGGCGCACCGTTCTCGGCGATCCGCTGGCGCCTCGACGTCTGGAACGCCTCGGCTCAGGTGGCCAACGATGTCCTCTGA
- a CDS encoding AAA family ATPase has translation MTETPARPAPLFTDIDDVAKRLAETGYLPDTATATAVFLADRLGKPLLVEGPAGVGKTELARAVAQTTGSGLVRLQCYEGVDEARALYEWNHAKQILRMQSGSNDWDQAKSDIFSEEFLLSRPLLTAIRRTEPTVLLIDETDKADIEIEGLLLEVLSDFAVTVPELGTITAARTPFVVLTSNATRELSEALKRRCLFLHIDFPDADLERRILLSRVPELPESLAAELVRIIGVLRGMQLKKLPSVAETIDWGRTILALGLDTIDDATIAATLGVILKHQSDQRRAAAELRLN, from the coding sequence ATGACTGAAACCCCGGCGCGTCCGGCACCGCTGTTCACCGACATCGACGATGTCGCCAAGCGGCTCGCCGAGACCGGCTATCTGCCCGATACCGCTACCGCGACCGCGGTGTTCCTCGCCGACCGGCTGGGCAAGCCGCTATTGGTCGAGGGACCGGCCGGTGTCGGCAAGACCGAGCTGGCCCGCGCGGTCGCCCAGACCACCGGGTCCGGGCTGGTGCGCCTGCAGTGCTATGAGGGTGTCGACGAGGCCCGCGCGCTCTACGAGTGGAACCATGCCAAGCAGATTCTGCGGATGCAGTCCGGGTCGAACGATTGGGACCAGGCCAAGTCCGACATCTTCAGCGAGGAATTCCTGCTGTCACGGCCGCTGCTGACCGCTATCCGGCGCACCGAACCCACCGTGCTGCTGATCGATGAAACCGATAAGGCCGATATCGAGATCGAGGGACTGCTGCTGGAGGTGCTGAGCGACTTCGCGGTGACCGTCCCCGAATTGGGGACGATTACCGCGGCGCGCACCCCGTTCGTGGTGCTGACCTCCAATGCCACCCGGGAGCTGTCCGAGGCGCTCAAGCGTCGCTGCCTGTTCCTGCACATCGACTTCCCCGACGCGGACCTCGAGCGGCGAATCCTGTTGTCCCGGGTGCCCGAACTGCCCGAATCGCTGGCGGCCGAACTGGTTCGGATCATCGGCGTGCTGCGCGGTATGCAGCTCAAGAAGCTGCCCTCGGTGGCCGAGACCATCGACTGGGGCCGCACCATCCTGGCGCTCGGGCTCGACACGATCGACGACGCCACGATCGCCGCGACGCTGGGGGTCATCCTCAAGCACCAGTCCGATCAGCGGCGCGCCGCCGCCGAACTGCGGCTGAACTAA
- the rsfS gene encoding ribosome silencing factor, with protein MTASDEAIQMATVAARAAAAKLARDIVVIDVSGQLVITDCFVIASASNERQVNAVVDEVEDKMRLAGYKPARREGTREGRWVLLDYVDIVVHIQHQEERNFYALDRLWRDCPFLTVDLDDVHPEDAP; from the coding sequence GTGACCGCGTCCGATGAAGCCATCCAGATGGCCACCGTGGCGGCTAGAGCCGCCGCAGCCAAGCTCGCACGGGACATCGTCGTCATCGACGTGTCCGGCCAGCTGGTGATCACCGACTGCTTCGTGATCGCGTCGGCCTCCAATGAGAGGCAGGTGAACGCGGTCGTCGACGAGGTCGAGGACAAGATGCGGCTGGCCGGGTACAAGCCCGCGCGCCGGGAGGGCACCCGCGAAGGCCGATGGGTGCTGCTCGACTACGTCGACATCGTGGTGCACATCCAGCATCAGGAGGAGCGCAACTTCTACGCGCTGGACCGGCTGTGGCGGGACTGCCCGTTCTTGACCGTGGATCTCGACGACGTTCACCCGGAGGACGCCCCGTGA